One Phalacrocorax aristotelis chromosome 11, bGulAri2.1, whole genome shotgun sequence DNA segment encodes these proteins:
- the MCF2 gene encoding proto-oncogene DBL isoform X2, with product MAEASPRRGGRRGRGDAASFPGNLHLVMVLRPTGFFQRTFTDIGFRFSQEDFLLKLPVVMLSSVSDLLTYIDEQQLTPEFGGTLEYCHSEWVIFRTAIESFALTVKEIAQMLQSFGTELAETELPDDMYSIERILALRTEKYYQLKEDITAVTKEGNLLLSSFEEPDSGECSQDRHRERPGDWETVNRLLGQLHEMETAFDGFWDKHQLKMEQYLQLWKFEQSFQEVKNAIEFLMGQQAELPDTGDSAPQVKQRLKDLGHFDGMAQDLIGKAQVVILHGHQLAANHHYALNLICQQCNELRHHSDVLSDEIKRKQMRLQKTLDLHTRLQQALQCCDEGAYLLANQQMDKCQSKEGAQKALQDIERFLESSSAYLNYDPQALHYDFESVLTSELKCQIQTVQVKLENVRSMFENRQSCFKKLLDKHVRPVQLVAPRPENPPRSKSPLFSPKHGVDFNSSLKFSFDLSLPGKKTSRKTLSSRKIEVMHDYQEKRNSLQSFISDSDDNLDILKGHVINELIETERVYVEELFTVLTGYRAEMDNPAMLILMPPVLRNRKDVLFGNMPEIYDFHNKIFLHSLESCLGAPERVGFCFLDRREDFQMYEKYCQNKPRSESLWRQCSESSFFQECQRKLEHKLGLDSYLLKPVQRLTKYQLLLKELLKYSTSCDGVQELQEALVAMLDLLKSVNDSMHQISITGYDGDLSELGKVLMQGSFSVWTGHRKGPTKMKDLARFKPMQRHLFLYEKALVFCKKREEHGDGYDKTSSYSFKHFLKMNAVGITENVKGDHRKFEIWYSGREEVYVVQAQTVDLKMAWLNEIRKILFKQQELIKVEKQQPGSCTDQLPLSSQLSDGKQQRASISSEENDSERTSPVMLDSGLPSPQNKPHRSWPGMSQSLEICEGLEEWSGNQYLSNCSDTEEEDGNQLSPGKYKALADCKRRGSEDLLVKNGDEIQLLHEDGEGQWLVKNLNRRKEGWIPVHSLQIVVGDCRFRNAKVADAALCNTRKFSSP from the exons ATGGCCGAGGCGagcccgcggcggggcgggcggcggggccgcggggatGCG GCATCTTTCCCAGGGAACCTGCACTTAGTGATGGTTCTTCGTCCCACGGGGTTTTTCCAGCGCACCTTCACTGACATTGGATTTCGGTTCAGTCAGGAGGATTTTCTACTCAAGTTACCG GTTGTTATGCTGAGCTCGGTTAGCGACCTGCTGACATACATTGATGAACAGCAATTAACCCCAGAGTTTGGAGGCACTCTGGAGTACTGCCACAGCGAGTGGGTCATCTTCAGGACT GCAATAGAGAGTTTTGCACTAACCGTGAAGGAAATTGCGCAGATGTTACAATCCTTTGGCACGGAGCTGGCAGAGACCGAGCTACCGGACGACATGTATTCAATCGAGCGCATCCTGGCCCTGCGCACGGAGAAGTACTACCAGCTCAAG GAAGATATTACAGCAGTCACAAAAGAGGGAAACTTGCTTTTGAGCAGTTTTGAAGAGCCTGACTCCGGGGAATGCAGTCAGGACCGACACCGCGAGAGGCCTGGGGACTGGGAAACTGTGAATCG GTTACTTGGTCAGCTGCATGAGATGGAGACTGCTTTTGATGGCTTCTGGGACAAACATCAGTTAAAAATGGAACAATATTTACAACTGTGGAAGTTTGAGCAAAGTTTTCAAGAG GTCAAGAATGCCATTGAATTTTTAATGGGTCAGCAAGCGGAGCTGCCAGACACTGGCGACAGTGCCCCCCAAGTAAAACAAAGGCTCAAGGACTTGGGTCACTTTGATGGTATGGCTCAG GATCTGATAGGGAAGGCTCAGGTGGTGATACTACATGGACACCAGCTAGCAGCAAATCATCACTACGCACTCAACTTAATTTGCCAGCAATGCAACGAGCTGCGGCACCATTCTGATGTCTTGTCTGATGAGATCAAAAGGAAGCAGATGCGGCTGCAGAAGACCTTGGATCTTCATACACGCCTTCAGCAG gctctgcagtgctgtgatGAAGGTGCGTACCTGCTTGCCAACCAGCAGATGGATAAGTGCCAGTCTAAAGAAGGCGCTCAGAAGGCTCTCCAGGACATAGAAAGATTTCTTGAAAGCTCTTCAGCCTACTTAAACTATGATCCCCAAGCCCTACACTACGATTTTGAGTCAGTCTTAACATCTGAGTTGAAG TGCCAGATACAGACAGTGCAGGTCAAGCTTGAAAATGTTCGAAGCATGTTTGAGAATCGGCAGTCTTGCTTCAAGAAGCTGTTGGATAAACATGTGCGGCCCGTCCAATTAGTAGCCCCTCGGCCAGAAAATCCACCAAGATCAAAATCACCATTATTCTCTCCTAAACatg GTGTGGATTTTAATTCCAGTTTGAAATTTTCATTTGACCTCTCTCTTCCTGGGAagaaaacatcaagaaaaaCTCTAAGTTCTCGCAAG ATCGAAGTAATGCACGACTATCAGGAAAAACGGAATTCCTTGCAGTCTTTTATTTCAGACAGTGACGACAACTTAGATATACTAAAAGG ccATGTCATAAATGAGCTTATAGAAACTGAGAGAGTGTACGTAGAGGAACTCTTCACCGTTTTGACG GGCTACAGAGCTGAGATGGATAACCCCGCCATGCTCATCCTCAtgcctcctgtgctgaggaacAGGAAGGATGTCCTCTTCGGAAACATGCCTGAGATATATGACTTCCACAACAA AATTTTCCTGCACagtctggaaagctgcctgggaGCACCCGAGAGAGTGGGATTTTGTTTCCTAGACAGG CGAGAGGATTTCCAGATGTATGAGAAATACTGCCAGAACAAGCCCCGGTCGGAGTCCCTGTGGAGGCAGTGCTCCGAAAGCAGCTTCTTCCAG GAATGCCAAAGAAAATTAGAGCACAAACTCGGGCTGGATTCCTATTTGCTGAAACCAGTGCAGCGCCTGACAAAATACCAGTTACTTCTGAAG GAGTTGCTAAAGTACAGCACGAGCTGTGATGGAGTTCAGGAACTTCAAGAAGCTCTGGTTGCAATGTTGGATTTGCTAAAGTCAGTCAATGACTCTATGCATCAGATTTCAATAACAGGATATGAT GGTGACCTGAGCGAACTGGGGAAAGTATTGATGCAAGGGTCTTTCAGTGTTTGGACAGGACACCGAAAAGGTCCAACAAAAATGAAGGATCTTGCCAGGTTCAAGCCAATGCAGAGGCATCTGTTCCTGTACGAGAAAGCCTTGGTCTTCTGCAAGAAACGAGAGGAGCATGGTGACGGATATGACAAAACCTCATCTTACAGTTTTAAGCATTTTTTGAAA ATGAATGCAGTCGGAATAACTGAGAATGTGAAAGGAGATCATCGGAAATTTGAAATCTGGTATAGTGGGCGAGAAGAGGTCTATGTCGTGCAG GCCCAAACAGTAGATCTGAAGATGGCGTGGTtgaatgaaataagaaaaattttgtTCAAGCAGCAGGAGCTTATAAAAG tggagaagcagcagcccgGCTCATGCACGGACCAGCTCCCGCTCTCTTCCCAGCTGAGTGATGG aaagcagcagagagccTCCATAAGCTCTGAAGAGAACGACTCAGAGCGCACCAGCCCGGTGATGCTGGACAGTGGGCTCCCATCCCCCCAGAACAAGCCCCACAGAA GCTGGCCGGGAATGTCACAGTCCCTGGAAATCTGCGAGGGGCTGGAGGAGTGGTCGGGTAACCAGTACCTCTCCAACTGCTCGGACACCGAAGAGGAGGACGGGAACCAGCTG TCTCCAGGAAAATACAAAGCCCTTGCAGACTGCAAGAGGAGAGGATCAGAGGACCTGCTGGTGAAAAACGGGGATGAAATTCAGCTTCTGCATGAAGATGGTGAGGGACAGTG